The following are encoded in a window of Castanea sativa cultivar Marrone di Chiusa Pesio chromosome 9, ASM4071231v1 genomic DNA:
- the LOC142608713 gene encoding uncharacterized protein LOC142608713 produces the protein MDNLAQSWKKLTLSDREGPGCSLTSDHCITEFSIAAKFLTKRAINVEVIARTFTPLWRAKNGFKIKRFSDHKLLFTFDNEKDVDRILASEPWSFDKHLVVMQKYDGNSPLQDIKFDRTRIWVQVHGIPLKYMSFEAGIKICEVIGDVTKPSDTKLFDGGNFIRLHVSIDLSLPLCHGRIISLSEGNEAWVSFKYRRLPNICYWCGRLTHDDRDCDLWIESKGTLKPKQRGFGLHLRAQPFVAAVKNVIKVLGFYAEKNNNNNNNTPFTDRTLGQLPQPNRAAEPKQPPVEEERYKEPINAPSMCNEYMEFNSLSKTETSSANPTKPMIKGNILEADDLDSALNKNEGFMRRFGDVVSVEEGCNNSNAREALSDSKGQPIKSRVTNAMGRVPSTDANKRVLPVWTRKNRDSAFAVSGKGQRLSGRELDELVQAKDPSIVFLAETLTNDARLEFIQNNINFDHRWVVPKVGRSGGLVLYWKASINLSIEGSDKYYIDAVINKGRESEWRFTGFYDEPDTVRRHEAWEKLKSLNSRRETPWLCCGDFNEIILQDEKLGGATRPHVQMQTFREVIDKCGFMDLGYEGSKYTWSRYYDNGNSIWEWLDQCLATSSWFLKFPGSKVYHLRCDSSDHIPLHVVQSDLDFPKRKKLFRFEEMWLSNRECEEVVFSAWNSGGGQRLGGDVLAKVEKCGKELTWWDKNVFGNVRRELDRLRKQLTKAESEAMISGSNLWVLQLKKEIDVLLDRESTMWAQWSRLLWARQGGRSTKYFHSRATRRYRRNKVEGIRDDKPNESQEVLSSIPTIIDEDMKDILDQDFSEEEVVAALKLAPLKASRSDGMPPLFYQHSWETVSHDVTSSLVTWLNIDMSKAYDRVDWNFLEQLMRKLGFPEKWIHLIMGCVKTVTYTVLVNGEPRGTIQPTRGIRQGDPLSPFLFLLCTEGLNRLIKRAECNGDIHGYSLCRRGPKLTHLLFADDSLLFYRSTMEECRKELEILNVYEKASGQKVNRSKTSLLFSKNTSNDMKHEIKVALGVPEIMQYQRYLGLPSLVGKGKKESFSYIQERVWRKLQG, from the exons ATGGACAATCTGGCTCAATCTTGGAAAAAGCTTACTCTATCCGACAGAGAGGGACCGGGCTGCAGTCTCACTTCTGATCATTGTATTACTGAATTTTCCATTGCTGCAAAATTCTTGACAAAGAGAGCTATTAACGTGGAGGTTATAGCTCGAACCTTTACACCCCTGTGGAGAGCCAAAAACGGTTTCAAAATCAAGAGATTCAGTGATCATAAACTTCTATTTACCTTTGACAATGAGAAGGATGTTGATAGAATTCTGGCGAGCGAACCTTGGAGCTTTGACAAGCATTTGGTGGTCATGCAAAAATATGATGGTAACTCTCCTTTGCAAGATATCAAATTTGATAGAACAAGGATATGGGTTCAAGTACATGGCATTCCACTCAAATACATGAGCTTTGAAGCGGGGATTAAAATTTGTGAAGTCATAGGAGATGTGACAAAGCCCTCGGATACCAAGCTGTTTGATGGTGGGAATTTTATACGACTTCATGTATCCATTGATCTTTCCTTGCCTCTATGTCATGGTCGAATTATCTCTTTGTCTGAAGGGAATGAAGCATGGGTATCTTTCAAGTACAGAAGATTACCAAACATCTGCTATTGGTGTGGTCGGCTAACTCACGATGACAGGGACTGCGATCTTTGGATCGAGAGCAAAGGAACTTTGAAACCAAAACAAAGAGGCTTCGGTCTGCACCTCAGAGCTCAGCCTTTTGTTGCAGCAGTAAAAAATGTAATCAAAGTCCTAGGTTTTTAtgcagaaaaaaataataataataataataatactccATTCACAGACCGGACTTTAGGCCAGCTACCACAGCCTAACAGAGCAGCTGAACCGAAGCAACCACCAGTGGAAGAGGAACGTTACAAAGAGCCAATAAATGCCCCATCAATGTGCAACGAATATATGGAATTTAATTCCTTGTCTAAAACTGAAACCAGCTCAGCAAATCCAACCAAGCCCATGATTAAAGGAAATATATTGGAGGCCGATGATTTGGATTCAGCCTTAAATAAGAATGAAGGATTTATGCGTAGGTTTGGAGATGTTGTGTCAGTGGAAGAAGGGTGCAATAATTCAAATGCACGTGAGGCTTTAAGTGATTCTAAAGGGCAACCAATCAAGTCACGTGTAACTAATGCCATGGGTAGGGTTCCTTCAACTGATGCAAACAAACGTGTTCTCCCAGTGTGGACACGAAAAAATAGAGACTCTGCTTTTGCTGTTTCAGGCAAGGGGCAGCGACTATCAG GCAGAGAGCTCGATGAACTAGTACAGGCAAAAGATCCCTCTATTGTGTTTTTAGCTGAGACACTAACAAATGATGCAAGGCTAGAATTTATTcaaaacaatattaattttgatcatAGGTGGGTGGTTCCGAAAGTGGGGAGAAGTGGTGGTTTGGTACTTTATTGGAAAGCATCAATCAATCTATCAATTGAGGGGTCGGATAAGTATTATATTGATGCAGTCATTAACAAAGGTAGGGAGAGTGAATGGCGATTTACAGGATTCTATGATGAACCGGACACAGTAAGACGACATGAGGCTTGGGAAAAACTCAAAAGTTTGAATTCTAGAAGGGAGACACCATGGTTGTGTTGcggagattttaatgaaattatccTCCAAGATGAAAAATTGGGAGGTGCAACCAGACCACATGTCCAAATGCAGACGTTCAGGGAAGTGATTGATAAGTGTGGTTTTATGGATTTGGGATATGAGGGCTCAAAATACACTTGGAGTAGGTATTATGACAATGGCAATTCAATTTGGGAATGGCTTGATCAGTGCTTAGCTACCAGTAGTTGGTTTTTGAAATTCCCAGGTTCAAAGGTTTATCATTTGAGGTGCGACTCATCAGATCATATTCCTCTCCATGTTGTCCAATCGGATTTGGATTTCCCTAAGCGGAAAAAATTATTTCGCTTTGAGGAGATGTGGTTGTCGAATAGGGAGTGTGAGGAAGTTGTGTTTTCAGCATGGAATAGTGGTGGGGGTCAACGGCTTGGTGGTGATGTGTTGGCAAAAGTTGAAAAGTGTGGTAAGGAATTAACTTGGTGGGACAAAAATGTGTTTGGAAATGTGCGGAGAGAATTGGATCGGCTAAGGAAGCAACTCACAAAAGCCGAATCTGAAGCCATGATTAGTGGTAGTAACCTTTGGGTATTGCAGCTGAAAAAGGAGATTGATGTATTACTAGATAGGGAGTCTACCATGTGGGCTCAATGGTCGAGATTATTGTGGGCAAGACAGGGAGGTAGAAGTACAAAATATTTCCACAGTCGTGCAACAAGGAGATATAGAAGAAATAAGGTGGAAGGAATTAGAGACGA TAAACCGAATGAATCCCAAGAAGTGTTGTCTTCTATACCTACCATCATTGATGAGGATATGAAAGATATATTAGACCAAGATTTTAGTGAGGAGGAAGTGGTAGCTGCCTTAAAATTGGCACCTCTAAAAGCTTCTAGATCGGATGGAATGCCACCTCTTTTCTACCAGCATTCTTGGGAAACAGTCAGTCATGATGTCACCTCTTCTTTAGTGACATGGTTGAATATAG atatgagtaaggcttaCGATCGGGTGGATTGGAATTTTCTAGAACAACTTATGAGAAAATTGGGGTTTCCGGAAAAATGGATACATTTGATCATGGGGTGCGTCAAAACAGTAACCTATACGGTCCTAGTGAATGGTGAACCAAGAGGCACGATCCAACCTACCCGTGGGATTAGACAGGGTGACCCACTgtccccttttcttttcttgctttgtACGGAAGGGTTGAATAGGCTTATTAAGAGAGCGGAATGTAATGGTGACATTCATGGGTATTCTCTTTGCAGGAGAGGACCTAAACTAACCCATCTGctctttgcagatgatagtcTACTCTTTTACAGGTCAACTATGGAAGAATGTCGAAAGGAGTTGGAAATCTTGAATGTGTATGAAAAGGCATCGGGACAAAAAGTAAATAGGAGCAAGACTTCACTACTTTTCAGCAAAAATACCTCCAATGATATGAAGCATGAAATTAAGGTGGCTTTGGGTGTTCCAGAAATTATGCAATATCAGAGATATTTGGGGCTCCCATCATTGgtgggaaaaggaaaaaaagagagcttTAGCTACATACAAGAAAGGGTGTGGAGAAAGTTGCAAGGGTGA
- the LOC142608714 gene encoding uncharacterized protein LOC142608714 has protein sequence MRWSEEERENRNLGKRRYNRLGNWTEMVRRGYVMRREGVAEDLRSGCDKALRRIDVVVRNEDELVLGSCIKRLSQAYDAMEIEAMAAAIALFFASELGVREAILERDSMAVIKALKEFEEMLSPTGLLLEDIRMFSQRCDALFYFHTKREGNSIAHSLARYALSIPDFLVWIKDVPTHIQHFVQADLVSLS, from the exons ATGAGATGGtcagaggaagaaagagaaaatagaaatcTGGGAAAGAGGCGTTACAACCGTTTGGGGAATTGGACTGAGATGGTGAGGCGTGGCTACGTGATGAGGCGTGAGGGCGTGGCTGAGGACCTGAGGAGTGGCTGCGATAAGGCACTGAGGC GAATAGACGTGGTGGTCAGGAATGAAGACGAGTTGGTGCTAGGATCTTGTATTAAGCGTTTGTCTCAAGCTTACGATGCCATGGAGATAGAAGCTATGGCAGCAGCAATAGCCTTATTCTTTGCAAGCGAACTGGGCGTAAGGGAAGCTATTCTTGAAAGGGATTCTATGGCTGTTATAAAAGCACTAAAAGAGTTTGAGGAAATGTTATCTCCTACAGGTCTTTTGTTGGAGGATATTAGAATGTTTTCCCAAAGATGTGATGCATTGTTTTACTTTCATACAAAAAGAGAAGGCAACTCGATAGCACATAGTCTAGCTAGATATGCTCTTAGCATACCAGATTTTTTAGTGTGGATAAAGGATGTTCCAACACACATTCAGCATTTTGTACAAGCTGATTTGGTTTCATTAAGTTAA